From Solwaraspora sp. WMMD1047, the proteins below share one genomic window:
- the sufD gene encoding Fe-S cluster assembly protein SufD, with amino-acid sequence MTTQAFAPPTTKSQALRSYHVADFPALTGLEEEWRFTPLKRLRELTADTPVGDGPGVRHDVDALPDGVSLTRIGRDDPRLGGVLTPFDRISALAHGAAADATLLAVAPETRPEHPVSVRVVGLGAGAPSYGHTYLEVGRFAEVTLVLEQTGPVTLADNVEVAVADGARLTLVTVADWAPDAVQAQHLKIRLGRDAKVSHVQVTLGGDLVRQYTSVEYTGRGGEAELYGLYFADAGQHLEHRQLVDHSVPDCRSYVGYRGALQGDNAHTVWVGDVVIRAEATGTDTYEINRNLLLTDGARADSVPNLEIETGEVAGAGHASATGRFDDEQLFYLMARGIPESEARRLVVRGFFAEMINKIPVEELRERLGSAIEARLAASEAGAAGTGKAAA; translated from the coding sequence ATGACCACACAGGCTTTCGCGCCGCCCACGACCAAGTCCCAGGCGCTGCGCTCGTACCACGTCGCCGACTTCCCGGCCCTCACCGGCCTGGAGGAGGAGTGGCGGTTCACCCCGCTCAAGCGGTTGCGGGAGCTGACCGCCGACACCCCGGTCGGGGACGGCCCGGGGGTACGGCACGACGTCGACGCGCTGCCCGACGGGGTCAGCCTGACCCGGATCGGCCGCGACGACCCGCGGCTCGGCGGCGTGCTCACGCCGTTCGACCGGATCAGCGCGCTGGCCCACGGGGCGGCGGCCGACGCGACGCTTCTCGCGGTGGCGCCGGAGACCCGCCCGGAGCACCCGGTCTCCGTGCGGGTGGTCGGGCTCGGCGCCGGGGCGCCGTCGTACGGGCACACCTACCTCGAGGTGGGCCGGTTCGCCGAGGTCACCCTGGTGCTGGAGCAGACCGGTCCGGTCACCCTCGCCGACAACGTCGAGGTGGCGGTTGCCGACGGCGCGCGGCTCACCCTGGTCACGGTCGCCGACTGGGCGCCCGACGCGGTCCAGGCCCAGCACCTGAAGATCCGGCTCGGCCGGGACGCGAAGGTCAGCCACGTCCAGGTGACCCTCGGCGGGGACCTGGTCCGGCAGTACACGAGCGTCGAGTACACCGGCCGCGGTGGCGAGGCCGAGCTGTACGGGCTCTACTTCGCCGACGCCGGCCAGCACCTGGAGCACCGCCAGCTGGTGGACCACTCGGTGCCGGACTGCCGCAGCTACGTCGGCTACCGGGGCGCCCTGCAGGGCGACAACGCGCACACCGTCTGGGTCGGCGACGTGGTGATCCGGGCCGAGGCGACCGGCACCGACACCTACGAGATCAATCGGAACCTGCTGCTGACCGACGGCGCGCGGGCCGACTCGGTGCCGAACCTGGAGATCGAGACCGGCGAGGTGGCCGGCGCCGGCCACGCCAGCGCGACCGGTCGCTTCGACGACGAGCAGCTCTTCTACCTGATGGCCCGGGGCATCCCGGAGTCCGAGGCGCGCCGGCTGGTGGTCCGCGGCTTCTTCGCCGAAATGATCAACAAGATCCCGGTCGAGGAGCTGCGCGAGCGGCTCGGCTCGGCGATCGAGGCGCGACTCGCGGCCAGCGAGGCGGGCGCGGCCGGCACCGGGAAGGCGGCGGCCTGA
- the sufB gene encoding Fe-S cluster assembly protein SufB, with amino-acid sequence MTEQIVQPVTQEEHLAALGRYEYGWADRDVAGAAAQRGLNEAVVRDISAKKNEPAWMLDLRLKGLRLFGRKPMPAWGADLTGIDFDNIKYFVRSTEKQAASWEDLPEEIRNTYDRLGIPEAEKQRLIAGVAAQYESEVVYHKIREDLEEQGVLFLDTDTALKEHEEIFKEYFGTVIPVGDNKFAALNTSVWSGGSFIYVPKGVHVEIPLQAYFRINTENMGQFERTLIIVDEGAYVHYVEGCTAPIYSSDSLHSAVVEIVVKKNARCRYTTIQNWSNNVYNLVTKRAVCHEGGTMEWIDGNIGSKVTMKYPAVYMTGEHAKGEVLSVAMAGEGQHQDAGAKMVHAAPHTSSTIVSKSIARGGGRTSYRGLIQVLEGSHHSRSTVKCDALLVDTISRSDTYPYVDIREDDVSMGHEATVSKVSDDQLFYLMSRGLSEDEAMAMIVRGFIEPIAKELPMEYALELNRLIELQMEGAVG; translated from the coding sequence ATGACCGAGCAGATCGTCCAGCCCGTCACCCAGGAGGAGCACCTCGCCGCCCTGGGGCGCTACGAGTACGGCTGGGCCGACCGCGACGTTGCCGGTGCGGCCGCCCAGCGCGGCCTCAACGAGGCGGTGGTCCGCGACATCTCGGCCAAGAAGAACGAGCCGGCCTGGATGCTCGACCTGCGGCTGAAGGGCCTGCGGCTGTTCGGGCGCAAGCCGATGCCGGCCTGGGGTGCCGACCTCACCGGGATCGACTTCGACAACATCAAGTACTTCGTCCGCTCCACCGAGAAGCAGGCCGCCAGCTGGGAGGACCTGCCCGAGGAGATCAGGAACACCTACGACCGGCTGGGCATCCCGGAGGCCGAGAAGCAGCGCCTGATCGCCGGCGTGGCCGCGCAGTACGAGTCCGAGGTCGTCTACCACAAGATCCGCGAGGATCTTGAGGAGCAGGGCGTGCTCTTCCTGGACACGGACACCGCGCTCAAGGAGCACGAGGAGATCTTCAAGGAGTACTTCGGCACGGTGATCCCGGTCGGCGACAACAAGTTCGCCGCCCTGAACACCTCCGTCTGGTCCGGCGGCTCGTTCATCTACGTGCCGAAGGGCGTGCACGTGGAGATCCCGCTGCAGGCGTACTTCCGGATCAACACCGAGAACATGGGCCAGTTCGAGCGGACGTTGATCATCGTCGACGAGGGCGCCTACGTGCACTACGTCGAGGGCTGCACCGCGCCGATCTACTCCTCCGACTCGCTGCACAGCGCGGTCGTGGAGATCGTCGTCAAGAAGAACGCCCGGTGCCGGTACACCACCATCCAGAACTGGTCGAACAACGTCTACAACCTGGTCACCAAGCGGGCGGTCTGCCACGAGGGCGGGACCATGGAGTGGATCGACGGCAACATCGGCTCCAAGGTGACCATGAAGTACCCGGCGGTCTACATGACCGGCGAGCACGCCAAGGGCGAGGTGCTCTCGGTGGCGATGGCCGGCGAGGGGCAGCACCAGGACGCCGGCGCCAAGATGGTGCACGCCGCGCCGCACACCTCCAGCACGATCGTGTCGAAGTCGATCGCCCGGGGCGGCGGTCGCACCTCGTACCGGGGTCTGATCCAGGTCCTGGAGGGTTCGCACCACAGCCGCTCCACGGTCAAGTGCGACGCGCTGCTGGTCGACACCATCTCCCGGTCGGACACCTACCCGTACGTCGACATCCGCGAGGACGACGTGTCGATGGGGCACGAGGCGACCGTCTCCAAGGTCAGCGACGACCAGCTCTTCTACCTGATGAGCCGGGGCCTGAGCGAGGACGAGGCGATGGCGATGATCGTGCGGGGCTTCATCGAGCCGATCGCCAAGGAACTGCCGATGGAGTACGCCCTGGAGCTGAACCGGCTGATCGAGCTGCAGATGGAGGGCGCGGTCGGCTGA